A window of Babylonia areolata isolate BAREFJ2019XMU chromosome 2, ASM4173473v1, whole genome shotgun sequence contains these coding sequences:
- the LOC143279569 gene encoding uncharacterized protein LOC143279569 has protein sequence MYMRFSLYLLTGLVFCLCPAVVPQADNTFDVKGHHPRVDDEDVYSNDLFSGSGSSELTSSSDKVFRALPPQNGEVTTTHGVTSGMDVITFGDLVSNSTSAHDVSRAARSQCPCVAVVGLACVVLAATAVRGG, from the exons ATGTATATGCGCTTTTCCCTCTACCTCCTGACCGGTctggtcttctgtctgtgtccgGCCGTGGTGCCCCAGG CTGACAACACGTTCGATGTAAAGGGACACCACCCTCGCGTTGACGATGAAGACGTCTACAGCAACGACTTATTTTCTGGGAGCGGCAGCAGCGAACTGACTTCATCATCTGACAAGGTATTCAGAGCCCTTCCACCTCAAAACGGCGAAGTCACTACCACTCATGGCGTCACTTCCGGGATGGACGTCATCACTTTTGGTGACCTGGTTTCCAACTCGACGAGCGCCCATGACGTCAGTAGGGCCGCACGGTCCCAGTGTCCCTGTGTGGCGGTGGTCGGCCTGGCGTGTGTGGTCCTCGCTGCCACAGCTGTACGAGGGGGGTAG